From the genome of Zingiber officinale cultivar Zhangliang unplaced genomic scaffold, Zo_v1.1 ctg184, whole genome shotgun sequence:
AGAAGCAAGACAAGTACCTTGAGCTGAAGTGCTTGAGTGGAAAAGAGATATTGACGCGGCTCAATCCAATTACACAGCTATTTCAGCATCCAACCATGTTTTCAGATTGAGACACGCCAATACCTCCTGTGCACATCACAAGCAAAGCACTGATTTGGCCTCGTCTTCCACCATGATAACCTGCACTTAGTTCTTCTCCTTCCCTTTGATGACAATTCAGAAACAAAGCTAACAGTGAGAACGGCACACAATAAAGCAAAGGGCTCACAGAAGGGCGGGAGTAGGTTTTGGAGTTGATGGACATGAGCTATGAGAAGGAGAGTTACATAAACCCTGATTCTTGATTATTTGCGCATCAAATGAAAAAGGCATCTTCCTTTGTGTTAGCTTTCTCTCTGCAATCACTTTTATAATTGTTCTCCTTCTCCAGATCATTTTCTTGTCATATGGCTCCCAAATGCTACAAAAAGGGTAACAAGAAAGGAAAGGGGTGAGAAAGTGAATTTTATGGGGGGCCATAATAAAATGCATGATTATACTTGCTGAGTTTGTTTGATATGCATTTTTATCTTCTATCTTCTCTttatcttttctttatcttttagaTCCATGATGTATCTCTTAAATGCTGACACTTAATATGTCTTCCTTGTCACGCTTTCAATGGAAATGTTTGGTTTGCTAGAAAACAATGCAGTTGCGTCAGCAATAAATAGCAGTTTTTTTAGTGGAAGAAAAGTCCATCTCTTAATGTTAGGTCTTGATGTGAACAAATAATGTATATTAATTTGTTGCTAGCAAGTAGAACTGACTGTGGATAAATATACTACGTACACATGAAATCAGTAAGAATCAATTGAAGCTTCTACTTAAATGAGCAAGGAAGACATCAAATGACGAAGAGCTGTGCCATGGTGAAACAGCATAGATAAGTAAACACTAATCCATTGCTGTTTAGCTGGGAATCAGGATAAACGCAGGGAGTCAAAGGTGATGATGGGGTTGTTGTGTCGCATTAAATTCTCTGTCGCCGAGCTCAAGAGCAATCACTTTCAGAAAATCAGCTTCTGCTAAAGCAACGGATTTGTTCCTGTTTCCTTGAGCAAAATTTCAACTTTTACCGTCGAGAATTCAGAGTTCCCTTTGTTTAGATTTTGATGTGGATGGCGGCTGGCTGGCTGGCTGGATTCTAAAGCTCAATTGGAGAAACTGTGAGAGTGAAGAAAGGTCAAAGTGTATGCATCATATTGGTAAGTCGAAGGCCAAAGAAATCGAGGAGGGGTCCTACAAGAGAGAGAGGACTGTGGAATCTGGCCCTTCTTGGTACTTTGGCACAGTGGTGGAGCCATGGACGCAATGATTGTTGACTGTTGCAGAAAGCGAACTTGTTATTTATCTCCTCAAAGTCAAGTCAATGGCAATGTGTAATAGAATGAGAAGCTGAACAATTGCTAAGTACTTTAAATGTCTTGATAAATTTAGTCTGAATTATTCTTCTAATTATCAAATTATCCATCTCATATTACAtcgttttttattaaaaaaatgtgaAATGAAAAATTTAAAAGTATAACACTCTGACTGTCCAATAGGCACATTGGTCCATATGCATGGCCCATGAAAGGTTGTCCCATCAAACAAAGCCCAGGAACGGCATAAAGTCGTCcagagtttttatttatttattattattattattatttaaactttttAGAAGCTGTGTTATAGTCTTAAGGATATACAAATTTTCAAGCTGAAATTTTTGTTAGGTATATCCCTATATATATTCAATGACCTATCAGTGTAAGAATTAAGAAAAGAAATACAATTGTTTACcagttctatttcttttcttctgcCAATATAAATAATCTACTCCAGAGCTGCAGGTTCTATAGCAGCAGTGCTTGGAGTTGCTGGAAAATCAATGCATTGCTGCTTACGTTAATTCCCAGTTAATGAAAACATCGATGTGTCTGTCCTTTGGCAGCTTGGTGAAATAAATGCGGAGGTTTCGCCCACCAACAACATCGATGTGTCCTTACACATATATAGTTAGTACCGAACAAATTAAAGACGATCGACCGACCAAAtctaaagaaaactaattactTTTCAGATTCCAACTCGATGTCCTACTGTTGGATTTGGTCTACTAGTTGCCCAACTCCTCAGGGAACCATATGCAGCCAGTGCGTACTACTCACTGCTTTTCATCTTTTGTCTCCTGGCACTGCAACCTAGAAAAAAAGCTGAAGCTGAAGCTCAAGCTGAAGCACCGACCAAGCTTTATTGTGAACCTAACTGATCCAGCTGCCTTAATGCATATCTCCTTAATATACGAGAAGGAAAATTATAACATGTTCAATCTTGTCCCTGAAACAGTTTTCTTCAAAAGCTCTGAATGTATCTTTGAGCGACGACTCAACCAATACGAGATATGTTATCTATTATTTTATCTAAGTTCACGATTatgtgaaaggaaaaaaaaactactCTATAACAAAATaatagttatttgacaccaaagTAACTTGTTGAATCCCATAAATTTCTATTTTTCATTATAAGATGCAATTCTCATTTTTAACTTTGTTTCTCctattttatcttttataagAGTAATATGTTTTTTAGTAATTAGTGGTCAAGAAATATCCGTAAAATAATATGAACTTTAATTAatgttttttatataaaaaaagccTAATTATCACGAGGCGTGACATCTATTTATGATCTCTAGCGTAAAGAAGATATATTACTTGAGCAAAAACCATAATAAACCGTAAAGAAGGTTTAGTAGATCGTAGTCATCGTACCAGATGCATTATGTTGTCCGCTACTGAatcagttaattaattaattagcacTGTTTTCACAACTTAACGATCGATCTGTCAAAACTCTGTCTGAAATAATTAACTCATCTCGTACTTTTTCAAAAGGGTTCTGAAAAgataaaatttgatgaaaaatTGACGAAAATCCCTCTTTCACCTGCAGGAAAACTTATAAAACTGTATCGTTGCCTATTTTCCATAGATTAAtgattaatgaacattaaatttGAAGGAAATTACTGAACAGCTTGGATTTTATAATgcttcaagatccaatcgatcaAATTTGAGGGGAAAGAAAAGATAGATGGCAGAGCCAAACAAATATTTATTATTATGCTCATGAAACTTCCCAGCAGATGACCAGCGACTGCATACATAAACGCTAAAACACGTGCACGTGGTTGGCCTCCCCATGCACGTGAAATGGCAGACCTTCTGCTTCCTCCTCCTCCCCTGTCTCTTGCACTGAGTTGTTACTTGTTCCCAAGGCAATTTTACAGTAAACTTTTCATCTTAATCCATTGCACCGagtaattaattatataaaaaaaggGTATTACTAAATGGGTAATGCTaaatggccagaatctggccagctagaatcaatacatgcaagtgtacatatgggtattttagtaatatcatatgtgtacattaattacatgcatgtacatgcatgcatTCTAATTGGAGGATAAAAAATTCTAGCTAGCCATATTCTGGCCAACAAGAATTACCGTTACTAAATagtcagaatctggccagctagaatatATGTATGCATGTATATGCATGAGTATTTTAGTAATTTCATATGACCacattaattatatgcatgtctATACATGCATTTTAATTGGGAGATAGAGATTTCTAACTGACCAGATTCTAGCCAGCAAGATTTACTCATATCCTTATAACAGGATGGGAAATGGCAGCCTCTGCGAGCTTCACAATCTTCCTCGGCTTGGGATTGATGTACTTGAACAGATTTAGTACTGCTCTGCTGCAGCATTTTGAAGAAATCGTTAAGTAATTAATTTTCAGATTACATGATTGCCCCTTCATAGGCTTCTTGGTCTTCATTCTTCGATTTGGATCGGGTTCTCCTCTTCACGAAGGAAGCTGAAGAGCCTTTTGTAGCTCAGACCACGTGAAGGGCAACTGAAAGGTCATTCATTATTGTTGGCATGGTAGTCTTCCTACTCATCACCATTAATGTTGAACATTTTAATGAATTAATGTTGATGGGGTTGCAATCCATGTGTTGCTCTGATCATTATTTTGGCAAGTCAAATCACAGAATTGGAAGCAACTCTGAAATCCAGCATTTATTTGGGTAAACTTGTTCAAAGAGTGAATGTGCAACGTACGTATTTCCAATTCATTAGAGTTATGATAATTTTATCTTAAAGTCAGATAAAGAAGGATTCAATGTCCATATATAAAAGTGATggttttaaaaatagaaaacgtCATTGTTTTTTGCAAtttgtcattatccttaattaccaATTGGTTTAGACTGAATGGAAACAGCCATAATCGTGATCGGTTAGTGTTTCTTTATCATGCCATTACTGATTTTGTATGTTATAAGCTATtttacataaaataaaataaaggaagTTGAACGCTAAAGATATAATGCAAGTGTATATTATCTATTTTCAGTTTTGCATTACATATTGCAAGAAATTTGAAGTCTGATAGTCTAGTCAAAGACGAGGAaggtgatcgattccagagcagTGCTTTCCCAAGCTGTCATCCTACAATTCCACATGATACTCTGTTTTCTCTTTGTGTGACCCTATTGCTATTCCGTGACCCACATGATCTCTTACTTTCTTTTGCGGCACCCTTCTCTTTTTCAGGCGCCAAGGGCCTTTACGCCAATTTGCAGTGCGCAGCAACACATGTTCTGTTCTTGCACTGTGCATGAAGCAAGAAagagaaagaaatcaaatttgtggAACGGAGTCTCATTAAGGTTATCTTTCCTTAAGTAGCCTTTCTGAGATGCCCTGCTTCAGTTGGTAGGTGCTTTATCCTTCCTCCACTTCCCACCGCATAGAATAAACGGAGTTCAGGGAAGAGTCCAAAACCGAATGCTAGCTGCCAAAGGAGCAATTTTTACTTACCTTGTGATCCTCTTGGTTTCTCCGAGCTCTCGGTTGCTAAAAATTCCTCCATCGACTGGTAAAGATGCGATATTTATTGAAGAACTGGGATGGAGAGTGGTGATTCGAGGGATTTCGTGGTGCCGCAATAAGAGGAGAAACGAAGAAGAGGAGACTGCAGATATGAGCTTCAGGAGAGGAAGCGGTGGCGGTGGTGGAGGCGGAGGAGAGCTATCGACGAGGGGAATGGTGTCGAAAAAATGGACATTTTTGCTTTGCATTGGAAGCTTTTGTGTTGGCTTACTCTTCATCAACAGGTGCAGAATTTATTCTTAGTTTCTTCAATTTGTACCTTTTGCTTCTCAAATTTGTCATCTTGTATACTTGATCGATGGTTTACGGTTTTGTGTTTTGCTAATTTTGTTTCTAAATTCTGAATTGTTCACATTATTTTTTATTCGATCAGTCAAATTCATCTTTGAGTTATAAAAGATGAAATGAGTTTTCTACGACTATGTCTCCTGCTGAGTTTTGGCAATTGGGAAATAGGATTTTCTCCAAACTTGATTGTATTTCTGCCAGAGTTCTTGATGATCCATTCGATTAAGATGTACCTCAGCTAAGAGAAGCATTCTAGAGCGGAAAATCGATATTAGTCAATTCCTCCACTTCTGATGATATAATTCAGTCAGTGTATTACTTAATTTCATCACGTACTTGTGTTTTATAATCACTTCATTTCAGAGTAGTCTGTTTTTTTTGATAAAACAATATATAGACTGTCATTATTCCCTATGGTACTGAAGTAGAATAATGTTTTGCAGTTGGACAATGCCTGAAGCCAAGGACATGATTAGGGCAACAGGAACAGAAAATAGTAAGATGAATCTAGTTTCCAACGATTGCAATCTAAGAACGGTGAGTGTATTGGCCACATTATATGGATGTATCATTTAAGCAATGCTAATGACAGTAGATTTTGATCTTGTCAACTAAATCTGAAGGACACAGTTGGTTCATGACAAAAAGCATCATatttttttcttccctttctgTTTCAGCTTAACAAAAAAGGAGAATCTAAAGAAATCCTTGGCAAAATTTCAAACACTCCTGAAGATTTGCAGTACGTTTCCGTATCTATTATGAAATTGGAGCTCATTGATCAAGCTGTAGCAGCAAGATAATGGAACACTTTTGTGCAGGACACTAGATAAGACAATATCTAACTTAGAAGTGGAGCTAGCAGCTGCCAGAGCTGCACAGGAGTCAATTCTCGCTAGTGCTCCACCGACAGAGACTCTAAACCCTACTGAAACTACTGGTCCGAGGAAGTATCTAATGGTTGTTGGAATTAATACGGCATTTAGCAGTCGTAGACGAAGAGATTCTGTCCGTGCTACTTGGATGCCTCAAGGTTCTTCTTGGCTCCACCTGCTTTTGCCTCTTTGCTGCACAACAAATCTCTCTCATCTGATtaacaaattaaattattaattgtgtaaaaaatatatatatatataggcgaaaagagaaagaagatggaagaagagaAAGGCATTATTATCCGCTTTGTCATTGGCCATAGGTATGTATCTAGAGAAACTAAGTATAGATTTATGAAATTCTTGTTAACAATTCCTAATGTTCATGCCTTGTGTCATCATTCCTCTTCTAGATTTATATATTGGGAGTAGGTTTATAGGTGAAGCTATTgtaagaaaaataaattcaaaaacagAATTGACTATGTTCACCCTTTGACTTGCCTGCCTTGAGATATTTACAGTGCTACACCTGGTGGAATTTTGGATAAGGCAATCGAagctgaacataacaagcatggtgaCTTCATGAGGCTGGTTAGATatgctttttatatatatatttttcataagacaACGAAACTGTTCAATTTATTTGTGATATCTTTAGAATACTTTTTGTGTGTGATGAAGCTGTATTATTGGCTCAAGTCATAGAATTTTGCAGGATCATGTAGAAGGCTACCTAGAGTTATCAGCAAAAACCAAAATATATTTTGCTACGGCTGTCTCTATGTGGGATGCTGATTTCTACGTCAAAGTAGATGATGATGTTCATGTAAATATTGGTAAGTGAAACTGTGTCTTGGATTGCATGCCTACCTTAATTTGTTTATGCATAGCAACATGGTATATGTGTTTATGTTGAGTctacattttatttttattgtagcGACTCTTGGAATGACTCTGGctaaacaaagaaaaacaaagcCTCGGGCGTACTTAGGATGCATGAAATCTGGTCCAGTCCTAGCTCAGAAGTAAGCACATGCTGGTATTTGTACTCTTAACATTACAATTCAGCAATTGATCGGTCTGCTTTTATGGAACAGGGGAGTCAGATACCATGAACCTGAGTATTGGAAGTTTGGAGAGGAGGGAAATAAATATTTTCGACATGCTACTGGTCAGCTATATGCCATTTCTAAGGATTTGGCCAGTTATATATCCTTGAACCAGTACGTAAATAATTTTCAACttttattctctattttttttaaaaaaaactcttgtGCGTTTGTAGAACTTTAACCGAGCACTGGTTCATTGTCATAGGCATTTGCTTCACAAGTATGCAAATGAGGATGTATCGCTGGGATCATGGTTTATTGGGTTAGACGTCGAGCATATTGATGATCGCAGATTGTGTTGCAGCACGCCACCCGGTAATTGTCCTGTTCACAAACATGCAAATTAAATCTTCAGTTTGAGTATGTGAATTGGCTGCTTAAAGTAGTAATGCAAATTCAGATTGCGAGTGGAAAGCCCAAGCAGGGAACGTCTGTGTTGCCTCATTTGATTGGAGTTGCAGTGGGATTTGCAACTCAGCAGAAAGGATTAAGGAGGTTCATCGGCGCTGCGGGGAAGGCGAGAAAGCTCTCTGGAATGCATCCTTTTGAGTTCCATTAATAAGCCTCTGCGTGCCAATTTCCAATCAATCTCTGGTGCCATACTACATACGTTGTGTCATGTTAATATATATCCGTATTGAAAGATGACCACGGTGGCTTTAATTTCTTTCAGCAAGCTAAGGGAACTTTTTCATTTTGCTAAGAAAAGATTCCCGTAGCCGTAGGGATATGATGGGTACACACTACACACACAGTAAGTCAGTAAGCGAGAGAAAATACAGTTCTCCCCCACATTTTTTTCATAAATTGGCCGACTTGTTCTTGTATAATTATAATAGTTGGATGCAATAAATGCTTTGTTTGCGTTTTTCTGGTACGATGGGATAAAGAAACGTGCTGTTCCATGTTAATTAGTTTTGTTGTTCGGGAATTTACTAATTCGTTAACATATATAGAGCTCTTAGCCTGCTTCTGCTAATAATGAATAGAACATGGATATATAATATTGAAAAGATAAACAACACAGTCCACAGCATATATTAGCTAATTTGAATCGACTTTTAAAATATAGATTATATTTTATGATTATGTCTTTGAAAAAAATGTTGGATGAGAGAAGAGAAAAACAGTAAAaagaaaaaggttttataagACTTCTGATTTTATAGAAGACAATTCAACAAAGTTATCTTTCCGAAAGTTCAGTTCTAGAAAATTGTCCAATACAAAGGCTTTTGATTGGCACCCGGTTGTCCAATGTCAATAATCAATATATAACAAGGAAACTTTATGTATAGATAATAGAAAGGAGTttaattctttctttctttctttctttattctctTGTTCTGCGTTGTTTTGAACGGAATGTATTAATTGGTGACTGAATCCATGAGGTCCATCTGTCAGAGAAGCTAAAAGATTTGTGTTGGCTGAGTCATGTGCCTTTATTAACGCTGGTACATTTGCTCCAATTGTTGATTCAATTAAAACAAATGATTTCATTCTACATCGAGCCAAGATCGCGGCAGCAGCGAACTATTTCTCTCCGTATTATATTCTTCAGTTCTTGAAGTCGAAGAGGTATGTAGGCACCCTTCTCTCTTGTTCTCCCTTTATTTTGCATGTTGTTGGTCAAGAAGGTCGTCGCCAAGGATGAGAAACCCAATCCGACAATAAATGATATTGCGTTGCGTTGATGGAAGGAAATAAAATTTTCTGGAAAAGATCGATTGGTTGGTGTTTGATCTGATAAGCTAGCTGCATCTTTTTTCGGTATTTCAAACCCGTTTGCCAGTAGAACTGGTGGATGATCTGCGCCATTTCTTGGGGAATAGATGTTCTTAATTATTCTTTTGGTATCTTGATGATTTCCTTAATGGTCCTTTCAACTCCTCGGCTTACGCGATTTCGTTAATCGATGACTAAAGTAATTTGATTGATGGTGTTGTAACTTATATAGAGGAAATGGACTCTGTTGACTGCCAATTGCAGAGCATGGAGAATGAAGCTCCGAGTTGGGCAGATCAGTGGGGCACCGGCGGTCTGGACGCCGACGACAGCAAGTACAAGGAGAGCGGGAAAGATAACAAGAAGATGGAGAAAGTGAAAGCGTTTGCTTCTTCAAGCTTCGGCAAGGCCAAAGCAGCTGCGACAGTTGGAGCAAGCAAGGCCAAGAGCAGCACCAACACCGGCATCAAATGGATCAAGACGCGGTACCAGAAGAAAACATCCAAATAAATCATCATCCTgagctttatatatatataataacatgTCTGTGGGTTCATAATCTCATTTCAGTTGAGTTTGTTTTGCTTGCTTAGTGATGTCTGAATGCCTACGGATAAATCACCCATGAGATGTTGACGACGAAAACTGAAGGATGTCTGAATGCCTAAGGATAAATCACCCTTGAAAAGCTAGCAAGGCTGGAAAGAGAGACTCAGATAAAGAAAGTGTCAGAATTGTTGAAAAAGTTAGGACtataaataagtaaataaattatttatattatatcTATACttcaaaaatattataatatttttgagaatcattcttaattttagagaaaaaaaaaaaatgaagatcaACTTTCAATttgtttacatttttatttttattggatGATTATTGGATGATTGAACATGAATACAGGAAGGAGTATTTATAGTATTTACCATACGAGATACATATTTATCAGATAACTAAATTCTATCGACAAAGAAATTTTATCCCTATCTATTGGATGAGAGAAATACTCCCAACCATACATTCTAATTTCTATCtattaaattttatcttttgaatGAGAAAATTACTCTAATTCATGTCTGTATTCTTATCCGTTAACGGGTTGGTATTGATCTTCAACACTCCCTCTCAACACCAACCCTTTGTATTGTGTTGAGTTGATAACGGAACATCTTAAATTTGTTGGCACTCAATCCTTTTGTGAACACGTCCACAACTTGATTATCTGTACTGATTTGTCTCATCTCAATTTCCCCTTGCAGAATTTTTTCTCTGATAAAATGACAATGAATTTCATCATGCTTAGTTCTTACATGAAAGATCAGAGTTTCTGCCAAATGAATTGCTGATTGATTGTCACAATATACTAGAACTGCATAATCTACTGGTTGATGTAGATTATTCATTAGTTGTATTATCCATGTGCTCTCTTGAGATGCCATTGCTGCTGCTCGATACTCAGTTTCAGTGGTTGACAATGATACAGTTGGTTGTCTCTTGCTGCACCACGAGATCGTTCCAGAACCAAGCTTGAATACGTAACTAGTTGTTGATCTTCTGGTGTTACAATCTCCTACATAATCAGCATCGCAATAGTCAACTAATTTGCAGTCTTCATTTTTTTATACAAAAGGTCATAATCAATTGTGTTCTTTACATATTTTAATATTCGTCGAGTTGCTTCCAAATGAGGCTTCTTTAGATTTTGCATGTACTGACTTATCACACTAACTATATAAGAAATATCAGGTGGAGTTAAGGTTAAGTAGATGAGGCTACCTACCAATTGTTGATACATAGTTGCATCTTCTAAGCTTTTCCCTTCATGTGCACACATTTTGACATTTGGTTCCATCAGTGTCGAGATCGGCTTGCATTCTAaactttttcaacaagtctttgGAATATTTTTGTTGACAAAGAAATATTCCATTTTGTGTGCGATCAATCTCTAAACCAAGAAAATGCTTAAGTTGCCCAAGTTCTTTCATTTGAAATTGAACTGATAAATTCTCCTTCGTTTGAAAAAGTTCTGCTTTATCATTGCCTATTATGACTAGATTATCCACATATACTAGCACGATAGCTaattttcctttatttgttttgatAAATAAGCTGGAATCTACAGATGTTACTAAATAACCACTTTGAGTTAGAAATTCAGCAATTTTATTATACCATGCCCTATGTGCTTATTTCAATCCGTAGAGCGCTTTTCATAGCTTACACACATATTCAGGATGATGTTGGTTCTGAAAACCCATTGGTTGGATCATATAAATTTCCCGATCCAATTCTCCATGAAGAAAAGCATTCTTCGTGTTCATATGCCATAGATTCCAGTCTTTGTTGGCTGCAAGTGCAAGTAGGATTCGTACAATTGTAAGTTTCACCACTGGACTAAATATTTCATCATAGTATAGTCTATACTGTTGAGAGAAACCACGAGCTACCAATTGAGCCTTGTGCCTCTCGATTGACCCATCTGGACAACGTTTTATTTTGAAAACCCACTTGGAAAAAAATAGAGCTCACATCTTTTGATTTTGGTGTGAGATCCCAAGTTTGATTTTGCTGCAGTGCAACAATCTCTTCTTTTATAGCTATCACCCACTCAGGATTTTGCGACGCTTCTTCAAATGTCTTAGgctctgttgcttcttcaactatGATTGCATTGGCATATTTTGGATTTGGCCTTCGTGTTCTTATTGACCTTCGGATTTGAGATTGCGGAGTTAATTCTTCCATTTCACTAGGCCTCTCTTCTTCATTTGGTTGTTGATATATGTCAGTTTGCTAAGGACTCTGAGCCACTCTTTGTTCAATATCATTATCATCCGGATCTTCTGATTCATCTGAACTTGGTTGAAGTTGAACAATATGCTCTTTCATCTTTTGTTGCACTTTGTCTTCGAGGTCTTTAGAATTTGATAACACTCCTTAATTGGGTTCCATCAAGAAGATACTTCATCGAACACTACATTTCGTGAAGTGTAAGATCTTCCACTTGTTGGATCACAACATTTCCACTCCTTTCTTTGGCTATCATATCCCACAAAGAGACATCTAATAGCTTTCTTGTCAAACTTGGTTCGTAAGTGATCAAAAACAAATACATTACATACACAACCAAATACTCGAAAGTAGCTAACTGTACGTTTTATGTTCCATAATTTCTCAAAAGGTGAAATGAATTCTAACCTTGGTTGAGGAAGTTTGTTAATGACAAAAGCTGCAATCCTCATTGCTTTAGCCCAAAATCATCTAGGTACATTTTTGTCGTGCAACATACTCTGACCAATTTCTGCAAGATGTCGGTTCTTTTTTTCCGCTACACCATTCTGCTGTGGTGTGTTGGCACATATGTACTGATGGTATATTCGACTTTCTCTTAAGTATTGAGAGAACTCTCTTGAGCTATATTCTCCCCCGTTGTATGTGCGTAGACAACAAATCTTCGTTCCTAATT
Proteins encoded in this window:
- the LOC122036641 gene encoding probable beta-1,3-galactosyltransferase 2 yields the protein MLAAKGAIFTYLVILLVSPSSRLLKIPPSTGKDAIFIEELGWRVVIRGISWCRNKRRNEEEETADMSFRRGSGGGGGGGGELSTRGMVSKKWTFLLCIGSFCVGLLFINSWTMPEAKDMIRATGTENSKMNLVSNDCNLRTLNKKGESKEILGKISNTPEDLQTLDKTISNLEVELAAARAAQESILASAPPTETLNPTETTGPRKYLMVVGINTAFSSRRRRDSVRATWMPQGEKRKKMEEEKGIIIRFVIGHSATPGGILDKAIEAEHNKHGDFMRLDHVEGYLELSAKTKIYFATAVSMWDADFYVKVDDDVHVNIATLGMTLAKQRKTKPRAYLGCMKSGPVLAQKGVRYHEPEYWKFGEEGNKYFRHATGQLYAISKDLASYISLNQHLLHKYANEDVSLGSWFIGLDVEHIDDRRLCCSTPPDCEWKAQAGNVCVASFDWSCSGICNSAERIKEVHRRCGEGEKALWNASF